The segment GCCACTTTTTATCCCAACAGGATCTATTATGGCTACTCTTTTTTCCATCTACTTAAATCTACTTCTAACATGGACTCTATTTTTTCAATGTCAGTTAGGTAATGTAATCTTATTTTTGATTTTAGTTCATCTGAAAATACAGGCTTGCTTTTTTTAAGAAAAACTGCTTTTCTCAGACGATCTAGGTTCTTTTTTGAAAGTAAAAACTTAACGGATTTTCTTACCCAATTGTACTTGTAAAGAAAAGAGATGATTGTAGACGATGGGGATAAGAAAGGGTTTTGAACAGTAAAGTCTGTATCCAATTTTTCAATTTCTAAAAAGTCCACAAGCTCTTCCATAACTTGAGCAGTATTATTTTTAAAATCAGAATAAAAAATGATTTTCACTTTATCTTTTCCAAAAGTAGAAAGATAACGTTCAAGCTGAGCATGATATAAACCCAACTCTATGAACTGCTGAAAAAATTTTGGATATTTTTCTTTGTTTGAAATAATATCTTCAAAACTCACATTACAAAACCCTAACCGACAATCCATAAGGTAATGAGATAACGCCCTTTCGACTGGGCTTCTTAGCATAATGATGATTTTAGCATTCTTATTGTAATCATAAATACGCTTTGGAACATCTTCATAGAAAAGGTAAGACACACTGGCCTCACCCATTATCTTTTTATCTTCAGCAAATAGATTATGATAGTTTTTTGTGCTTTCAATTGACTTAGAATTGTAATATAAGGAGGAGACTTCTTTTGATGAAAAAAAGTTAGGCTCTTTGACTGTACTCATGCTTACTTTAGCATGTTTACTTAAATAAAAATGAAGAGAGGTTGTTCCTGCTTTTGGAGCGCCAACTATAAATGTATTTACCTTCATCATTACATTTTTAATCCTTTAAAATATGAGGACTGAATTAATTTAAAGGTGCTCCATTTTTTTTCAAAATTAACGCTGAAAAAAAACCTTAAAGTCACATAAAACCATAATTGAATAAGGTATATAATTGAAAAGCGTGATTCATTTTTTTTCAAAAAGTATACATGATTTTTGCAGTTTTGTTTAATGAAAAAATCACTGTAATAATTTGAGCCCTTTGAACTTCTGGACTTTGTTAGGCTTCCAATTTTATGAAAAAACTCCACATTATGCATATATCTTATCTCATGTCTATCATCAAGCTTAAGTCTGTAAAAAAAGTCAGAGTCATCAAAATAAACGAAATATTTTTCATCCATATACCCAATATCCTCAAAGACTTTTTTGTGAATTAACACACAACATGAAGGTGCATAGTCAACAATATCGTCTTCATTATACTGCTGAGTATCAACTTCTCCTTGACCTCTGTGATAATTCAATAAGGCTTTATTCTTATTATAAAATCCGCCCGCATACCAAATTTTGTTGGGAGGGGAAAAATAATTCATCTTAGGAACCACTACACTTGAACCATACTTTCTTTGAGTGTTCAGTAATTTAGACAGTAAGCTAGATTCAAAGACTGTATCGTTATTAAGTAAAAGGACAAAATCACAATCGTTTTCAATAGCTAACTTTATGCCTTGATTATTACCTGTTGCTATACCTAAATTTTGCTTGTTTTCAACGAGTATTTTATTAGTAAAGTTCCATGAATTAATGTTGTCTACCGATTTGTCTGATGAAGCATTGTCAATAAAAAAAAGAAGAAAATTTTTATATTCTTGTTGCTGAATTGAGTTGAAAAAATCGGCTAAGACATGTTCACTGTTATACGTAACGGTTACAATTCCTATTTTCAT is part of the Flavobacteriales bacterium genome and harbors:
- a CDS encoding sulfotransferase; this encodes MMKVNTFIVGAPKAGTTSLHFYLSKHAKVSMSTVKEPNFFSSKEVSSLYYNSKSIESTKNYHNLFAEDKKIMGEASVSYLFYEDVPKRIYDYNKNAKIIIMLRSPVERALSHYLMDCRLGFCNVSFEDIISNKEKYPKFFQQFIELGLYHAQLERYLSTFGKDKVKIIFYSDFKNNTAQVMEELVDFLEIEKLDTDFTVQNPFLSPSSTIISFLYKYNWVRKSVKFLLSKKNLDRLRKAVFLKKSKPVFSDELKSKIRLHYLTDIEKIESMLEVDLSRWKKE
- a CDS encoding glycosyltransferase family 2 protein — protein: MKIGIVTVTYNSEHVLADFFNSIQQQEYKNFLLFFIDNASSDKSVDNINSWNFTNKILVENKQNLGIATGNNQGIKLAIENDCDFVLLLNNDTVFESSLLSKLLNTQRKYGSSVVVPKMNYFSPPNKIWYAGGFYNKNKALLNYHRGQGEVDTQQYNEDDIVDYAPSCCVLIHKKVFEDIGYMDEKYFVYFDDSDFFYRLKLDDRHEIRYMHNVEFFHKIGSLTKSRSSKGSNYYSDFFIKQNCKNHVYFLKKNESRFSIIYLIQLWFYVTLRFFFSVNFEKKWSTFKLIQSSYFKGLKM